From the Candidatus Binataceae bacterium genome, the window ACTGGCTTGCAGGCGACCGCGCATACCGACGGCAATCCAAACATTCCCATCGGGTCGGCCTGCCGCGGATTCAGTAGCGAGCCGAGCAGAACGAGGGCCGCGCCGCCGAGAATCAGACTCACAGTCAACATCTCAATCAGCGCTCCGGTTGCCACGATTCGTTTTCTCCCCTCTCCGTCGAGTCGATGGGGGAAAGAGCATCGATCGTGCCATCAAGCCGTTCCGGCCCGATTTCTCGAAAAAAGCCCTAATTTATTTGGCTGAAATCGCCTGATCCGCAGTCTGGCGCATGCAGTCTGATAGATGCGAAGCTTTGCGAATCGCGAATCAGATGCGAAACGCGGAAGGATCGTTTGAGCTTCTGCGAAAGCCTGCGGATGCCCGTTCCGCATCAAGTGATACGCTGTGGCTGTTATCGTGTTACGGCAATTGACCCGCGCCAGTTGGAACGCTCTTGACAGTTGCACACCTTGTGGCTGGACGCCGCCCGTGTCGCGAGTAATTCTTCGAATCGGCGCGCGCGTCAGCGCACGCCGCATGGATGAGGCAAGTGGCGGAAGCGGGCGAACAGGCCGAACTGCAAATCGAGGGCACGCTGGACCAACTGCTCTACGTCAACGAGCAGAGCGGGTACGCGGTCGCCGTGCTGGAGCGGAGCGACGAGGATCTCCGCCGGCGCGTTACCGTGGTCGGCAGTCTGGCCGGACTCGATGTCGGCGCGGGTCTGCGATTGCGCGGGCGCTTCGAACGCCATCCCAGGTACGGCGAGCAGTTTCGGGTCGAGGATTTCGAAACCGTTCGCCCGGCCTCGGTGGCGGCGCTCGAGCGCTATCTTGCGGGCGAGATAAAAGGCGTCGGCCCCGCGCTCGCCCGGCGGATCGCGGAGCATTTCGGTGAGACGCTGCCGGCCGTGCTCGACGAGCGGCCGGAGCGTCTGCGCGAGGTGCGCGGCCTCGGCGCAGTGGTGGCCGCGCGAATCGCCGCGGCGTGGCGCGATTCCTCGGGTCTGCGCGAGCTCACGGTCTTTCTCCGCGGCAACGGAATCGCCGCCGGCCACGCGCGGCGCATCCACAACATGTACGGGCGTGAATCGCTCGAGGTGGTGCGCCGCGACCCCTACGTTCTCGCGCGCACCATCGCCGGTATCGGCTTTCGCACCGCCGATACAGTGGCCGAAAAGCTGGGCATCCCGAAAAACTCGATCCAGCGCGCGCGCGCTGCCGTCGTCTTTCTGCTCGAGCGGATGGCCGAGGAGGGGCACGTCTTCGCGCCCTTCGGCTACCTCGAGCATCAGTTCGCCGCGGCGCTCGAGATGGATCCGCTGCTCGCCGCGCAGGCGGTCGAGGAATTGGTCGAGACCGGTGAACTGGTGGCCGAGGATCTCGGCGGCGACGGTAATCGCGCGATCTACCTGCGCCGCCTGCACGACGCCGAGCTCGCTGTGGCGGAGCGGATGCGGCGGCTGACGCTGGGACGGCCGATGGGCCGCGCGGTGGTCGAGCGCGCGATGGAAGCGGCGATGGGCGCCGGCGGCGTCGAACTGTCGGCTGAACAGCGCCAGGCGCTGCGCTGCGCGCTGCAGAGCAAGGTCACCGTGATCACCGGCGGGCCGGGCACCGGCAAGACCACGCTTCTGCGCTCGCTGCTGGCGGCGCTCGCGAGCGCCGGCGTCAAGGCTACGCTCGCGGCGCCCACCGGACGCGCCGCGCGCCGGCTGGCGGACGCCTGCGGACGCGAAGCGAAGACCATCCATCGCCTGCTCGAGTACTCGCCCGAGTCGGGTGGCTTCATCCGTGGCGAGGCTTTTCCGCTGCGCACCACGTGGCTGGTGATTGACGAGGCCTCGATGATGGACCTTGAACTCGCGGCAAGCCTGCTCGCGGCGCTGCCGCCGGATTGCTCGCTATTGCTGGTCGGCGATCGCGACCAGTTGCCGTCGGTCGGCCCCGGCAGCGTGCTCAAGGATGCGATCGCATCGGGGCTGGTGCCGGTGGTCGAGCTGAGCCAAATCTATCGCCAGGCGCGCGCGAGCCTGATCGTCGCCAACGCGCATCGCCTCAACCGCGGCGAGATGCCCGAGACCGCCAACGATCCCGAAGGCGACTTTTTTTTCTTCGAGCGCAGTTCGCCGGAAGACATCGTCGCCACGATCAAGCAACTGGTGCAGCATCGCCTGCTCGGCGGCCGCTTCGAGCTGCGCGACCCGCGCGAGATCCAGGTGCTCGCGCCGATGAACCGCGGCCCGCTCGGCGCCCACGCCCTCAACCATGAACTGCAGGCGCTGCTCAATCCGGCCGGCCGCGAGATTCGCGTGGGCGATCGCGCCTTTCGCGCGGGCGACCGCGTAATCCAGCTGCGCAACAACTATGACAAGCTGGTCTTCAACGGCGAGATCGGACGGATCGCGTCGATCGATGTCGAGCGCGGCCGCGTCGGCGTCGCCTTCGAGGACAATCACGCCGAATACGACCTGGCGGAGCTTGACGAACTGGGACTTGCCTACGCGATCACTGTGCACAAGAGCCAGGGCAGCCAGTATCCCGCCGTCGTCATCCCCCTCCATCCGGGGCACTACCTGATGCTCCGGCGCAACCTGCTCTACACCGCGATCACCCGCGCCGAGCGAGTGTGCGTGCTGGTCGGCACGAAGAGCGCGCTGACGCAGGCCGTGCGCAATGCCGACGAGCGCCGCCGCTTCAGCCGCCTCGCCGATCGCCTGCGAATCGACTAGACGCGCACGCCGCCTTCGCGCGGGGGACGACGGCGGGCGCCGCGCTCGAGCCCAAGCGCCGCAAGCGCGGCGAGAATGGCGGCGGCCTCGCCGCGAATCGCCTCGAAGTCGCCCCCGCGTTCGCCCACGATGCGCGCGACCTCGGCAGTCGTACGTGCGTAGTCGTTTTTGAAGCGGTGGTTGAGCTCCTTCCACGGAATTCCGGCGAGCGCTCGCGTCGCCCCGGCGGTCGCGCTGAGGGTTCCGCGCGTGATCAGCACGGCGATCGCGGGATAGCCGAGGTAGCCCTGCCAGTACGAGGCGTTGTCGTTGGAGCTTATCTCGCGGCCGTCAGCCGAAATTTCGACGCGATAGGTCTTGCCGCCGTCGGACGAGACGACGCCCCATGCGTGCGCGGCGCAGCCGCCGCCCGCGGGCCGCACGCGGCCGTCGCCGATCGCGCCCAGCGCCTCGTAAACCTTGATTGGCGGCGGCATTTTCCACGCGGCCATCGGAGCGTCATTTTTTCTCGAACTTGAGCCCCGGCACGACCTTCTCCCATTGGGGGTCAACCGAGAGCGTCGGGAAGCCCGAGCCGATCTGGATCAACACGCCGTGCGACGAGCGCGGCGAGATGAAGGCCTCGAACGATGTCGGCGAATGTTCCTTCTCCTCGACCACACGCACGCCCGCGGCCTTCAACTCGGCCGCCCGCTCGCGCGAGTCGGGAACGTTGAAGGTGACGTGATGGAAGCCCTCGCCGTTTTCGGCGAGGAACTTGTGCATGAAGGAATCCTCGCGCGCCGGTTCGAGCAATTCGATTATGGTGCCGCCGAGGTCGAATTCGGCATACCTGAAGCCCGCCGGATTTTCGCGCTCGTAGAGAAAGGTCGCGCCGAGCACGCCCTCGTAGAACTTGCGCGCCTCGGCGATGCTTTTTACGGCGATTCCGATGTGATCGAGTTTGCCGATCGGCTTCCTGCTCATCTTCCTAACCAGGTCTCCCGTTCTTTCACTGCGTGCTTCCAGCTTTCCGTCTCAGCCCTTCATCGTGACTTCTTCGGTCACCATGAAGACGCAATTGGCGAGATCGAGGAATTT encodes:
- a CDS encoding ATP-dependent RecD-like DNA helicase; the encoded protein is MAEAGEQAELQIEGTLDQLLYVNEQSGYAVAVLERSDEDLRRRVTVVGSLAGLDVGAGLRLRGRFERHPRYGEQFRVEDFETVRPASVAALERYLAGEIKGVGPALARRIAEHFGETLPAVLDERPERLREVRGLGAVVAARIAAAWRDSSGLRELTVFLRGNGIAAGHARRIHNMYGRESLEVVRRDPYVLARTIAGIGFRTADTVAEKLGIPKNSIQRARAAVVFLLERMAEEGHVFAPFGYLEHQFAAALEMDPLLAAQAVEELVETGELVAEDLGGDGNRAIYLRRLHDAELAVAERMRRLTLGRPMGRAVVERAMEAAMGAGGVELSAEQRQALRCALQSKVTVITGGPGTGKTTLLRSLLAALASAGVKATLAAPTGRAARRLADACGREAKTIHRLLEYSPESGGFIRGEAFPLRTTWLVIDEASMMDLELAASLLAALPPDCSLLLVGDRDQLPSVGPGSVLKDAIASGLVPVVELSQIYRQARASLIVANAHRLNRGEMPETANDPEGDFFFFERSSPEDIVATIKQLVQHRLLGGRFELRDPREIQVLAPMNRGPLGAHALNHELQALLNPAGREIRVGDRAFRAGDRVIQLRNNYDKLVFNGEIGRIASIDVERGRVGVAFEDNHAEYDLAELDELGLAYAITVHKSQGSQYPAVVIPLHPGHYLMLRRNLLYTAITRAERVCVLVGTKSALTQAVRNADERRRFSRLADRLRID
- a CDS encoding VOC family protein — protein: MSRKPIGKLDHIGIAVKSIAEARKFYEGVLGATFLYERENPAGFRYAEFDLGGTIIELLEPAREDSFMHKFLAENGEGFHHVTFNVPDSRERAAELKAAGVRVVEEKEHSPTSFEAFISPRSSHGVLIQIGSGFPTLSVDPQWEKVVPGLKFEKK